One Mycolicibacterium sp. ND9-15 genomic window, CCGCGGCTTTCTTCGACTTCCTCGCGTCGCGCCCCGAGGTCAAGGGCGACGCGTTCGGCGTATGCGGCTACTGCATGGGTGGGCGGACCTCGGTGATCGTCGCCGGCCGGGTGCCCGACCGGGTCGCGGCCGCGGGCTCCTTCCACGCCAGCGGCCTGGTCACCGACGAGCCGTCTAGCCCACACCTTCTCGCCGACCGGATGAAGGCCACCGTGTACGTCGCCGGCGCAGCGAACGACCACGGCTTCACCAGCGCGGACGCCGAGACCCTCGACAAGGCTCTGACCGCGGCCGATGTCGCCCACACGGTCGAGTTCTATCCGGCCGGGCACGGCTTCGCGGTGCCCGACAACGCGCCGTACGACGAGGAGGCCGCCGAGCGGCATTGGATAGCGCTGCAGGAGCTGTTCGAATCCGCGCTTCCCAATTGACTCCGTCCGAGCACGCCGCGCCGCAGTGATACGCGACGATGATCCGATGGAAGATCACGAACCCGACACTTATCCGGAACACGACGAGGTCGGCTCGCGTATCGACCCGGTGCTCGCCCGCAGCTGGCTTCTGGTCAACGGCGCACAGTACGAACGGTTCACGCCCGCGGTGCGGTCTGCAGCGGACGTCGTCGTCCTCGATATCGAAGACGCGGTCGCGCCGAAGGACAAGGCCGTCGCCCGCGACAACGTGGTCCGCTGGCTCGACGACGGCAACACCGACTGGGTCCGGGTCAACGGTTTCGGGACGCCGTGGTGGGCAGATGACCTCGACGCCCTGGGCAGGACTTCGGTCGGCGGGGTGATGCTGGCGATGGTCGAATCCGTCGACCACGTCACTGAAACCGCCAACCGGCTGCCGAACGTGCCGATCGTCGCACTGGTCGAGACGGCGCGGGGGCTGGAGCGCATCACCGCCATCGCCGCGG contains:
- a CDS encoding dienelactone hydrolase family protein, translated to MPSISTTVTTPDGACPATLHTPNGPGPWTGVVMYVDAGGVRDTFQEMAARLAGFGHAVLLPDVYYRHGEWEPFDMRTAFTDARQRKRLFGMISSITPDMMAGDAAAFFDFLASRPEVKGDAFGVCGYCMGGRTSVIVAGRVPDRVAAAGSFHASGLVTDEPSSPHLLADRMKATVYVAGAANDHGFTSADAETLDKALTAADVAHTVEFYPAGHGFAVPDNAPYDEEAAERHWIALQELFESALPN